Part of the Mycobacteriales bacterium genome, TCCCGCGCGCACACGGCGACGCACCTGGTGCACCGGGCGTTCCGGCTGGCGCTGGGCGAGCACGCGACGCAGGCCGGGTCGCTCAACGCGCCGGGCCGGCTGCGGTTCGACTTCGCGTCGCCGGCGGCGGTGCCGCCGTCGGTGCTGGCCGACGTCGAGGACCAGGTCAACGCCGTGCTCATCGACGACCTCGAGGTGCGGGCGTTCGTCACGACGCAGGCCGAGGCGCGGCGGATCGGCGCGATGGCGCTGTTCGGCGAGAAGTACGGCGAGGCCGTGCGCGTGGTCGAGGTCGGCGAGTACGCCCGCGAGCTCTGCGGCGGCACCCACGCCGCCCGCTCCGGCCAGCTCGGCCTGGTGAAGCTGCTCGGCGAGGCGTCGATCGGCGCCGGTGTCCGGCGTGTCGAGGCGCTGGTCGGGATCGACGCGTTCCGCTTCCTGGCGAAGGAGCACGTGCTGGTCTCGCAGCTCGCGGAGCAGTTCAAGGCGCAGCCGGAGGAGATCCCGGAGCGCATCGCCGCGCTGACCGCGCGGCTGCGCGACGCCGAGAAGGAGCTGGAACGCCTCAAGGCCGGCGCGGTGCTCGCCGCGGCGGGCGGCTTGGCCGAGGGCGCCACCGACGTCAACGGCGTGGCCGTCGTCGCGCACGAGGCGCCGAAGGGCACCAGCGTGGACGACGCGCGCAAGCTCGCGCTGGACGTGCGCGGCCGGCTGGAGCCGAAGCGGCCGGCGGTCGTCGTGGTCGCCGTGCGCGGCGACGGCAAGGCGAACGTCGTCGTCACGGTCGGCGAGTCCGGGCGGCAGCGCGGCCTCAAGGCGGGCGCGCTGATCCGTGAGCTGGCGCCGGTGCTCGGCGGCGGTGGCGGCGGGAAGGACGAGCTGGCCATCGCCGGCGGCTCCCGCGCCGAGGGCGTGCCCGAGGCGCTGGCGCTGGTGCCGAAGCTCGTCGCGAACGCACAGTGACACGCGGGGTGCGGATCGGCGTGGACGTGGGCAGCGTGCGGGTCGGCGTCGCCGCGAGCGACCCCGACGGCATCCTCGCCACGCCGGTCGCGACGCTGCCGCGCGCGGGGAGCCTGGACGCGTTGACGACCCTCGTGCGCGAGCGCGAGGCGGTCGAGGTGGTCGTCGGCCACCCGCGGCACCTCTCCGGCGCGGCCGGCGCCGCCGCCCACGAGGCGGAGGCGTACGCCGCGGAGCTGGCCGAGCGGGTCGCGCCGGTGCCGGTGCGGCTGGTCGACGAGCGGCTGACGACGGTGACGGCGACGCGCACGCTGTCCGACCGCGGCGTGCGCGGCAGGGCGCAGCGCGCGGTGGTCGACCAGGCCGCCGCGGTCGCGATCCTCCAGTCGGCGCTCGACGCGCTGCGGGCGGCGCGGTGAGCGAGGTCGCGGCGCCGAAGCGCCGCCGCGGCGCCACCGGCACGATCGTCGCGCTCGTCGTGCTGGCGCTCGTCGCGGGGGGCGCGGTGTTCGGCGGGAAGGCGTTGCTGCGGACGTTCAGCGGCCCGGCGCCCGACTTCGACGGCCCCGGCACGGGCACCGTCAACGTGCAGGTGCGGAAGGGGGAGACCGCCGCCGACATCGGCGAGACCCTCGAACGCAACGGCGTCGTGCGCAGCGCGCGGGCGTTCCGCGACGCGGCCCGCAAGGACGACCGGTCCACCCGCATCCAGCCCGGCTGGTACCGGCTGCGGTCGCGGATGAAGGCGTCGCTCGCGCTGGACCTGCTGCTCGACCCGAAGGCGCGGCTGCGCTCGCGCGTGACGATCCCCGAGGGCACCACGCTGGAGCGCACCCTCCAGCTCATCGCCGCGAACGTCTCCGACGTCCCGCTGGCGTCGCTGAAGGAGGCCGCCGCCAACCCGGCCGCGCTCGGGCTGCCGGCGTACGCCAACGGCAAGCTGGAAGGCTTCCTGTTCCCGGCCACGTACGACGTGGAGCCGGGCACCTCGGCGGTCGAGGTGCTGCGGATGCTGGTGTCGGAGTTCGAGGAGCGGGCCGAGGCGCTCGACCTGGAGGGGCGGGCGGCGGCGCTGCACGTCACGCCGTACCAGGCGCTGATCATCGCGTCGCTGGTCGAGGGCGAGACGGGGCAGGCGAGCGACCGCGGCAAGGTGTCGCGCGTCGTCTACAACCGCCGCGCCAAGGGGATGAGGCTCCAGTTCGACTCGACGGTGAAGTACGCGTACGGCCTGCGCGGCGTCGTGAAGCAGCGGCT contains:
- the ruvX gene encoding Holliday junction resolvase RuvX, with the translated sequence MTRGVRIGVDVGSVRVGVAASDPDGILATPVATLPRAGSLDALTTLVREREAVEVVVGHPRHLSGAAGAAAHEAEAYAAELAERVAPVPVRLVDERLTTVTATRTLSDRGVRGRAQRAVVDQAAAVAILQSALDALRAAR
- the mltG gene encoding endolytic transglycosylase MltG; the protein is MSEVAAPKRRRGATGTIVALVVLALVAGGAVFGGKALLRTFSGPAPDFDGPGTGTVNVQVRKGETAADIGETLERNGVVRSARAFRDAARKDDRSTRIQPGWYRLRSRMKASLALDLLLDPKARLRSRVTIPEGTTLERTLQLIAANVSDVPLASLKEAAANPAALGLPAYANGKLEGFLFPATYDVEPGTSAVEVLRMLVSEFEERAEALDLEGRAAALHVTPYQALIIASLVEGETGQASDRGKVSRVVYNRRAKGMRLQFDSTVKYAYGLRGVVKQRLFNRDLEIDSPYNTYRVAGLPPAPINSPGEAALEAALAPEAGPWLYFVVIDKQGHSAFATTGEEFARLKERYRKDVLGQ